A part of Thalassophryne amazonica chromosome 3, fThaAma1.1, whole genome shotgun sequence genomic DNA contains:
- the rrp9 gene encoding U3 small nucleolar RNA-interacting protein 2, producing the protein MSSFFIKTKDKGKLAKRGKDAALSKRTPQTNVDSGGKTKLRAKKLSSKYNEEISSDSETESSAVPKKRQAKEEDVYEETPQEKKLRLAKLYLEQLKEEEEKKAEEDAFETDLVAGRLQEEVLELKGKLQRLIAKDLITPDASEVRVLRGHKLPITCLVITPNDKCIFSAAKDCSIIKWDVESGRKLHKIAGGRKGTEDRHIGHTAHILCMAISSDGKYLATGDMNKLIMIWEAETCTHLYKFTGHKGPVSGLSFRKGSHDLYSASHDRSVKVWNVAENAYVETLFGHQDAITGLDCLSRERCVTAGGRDRTVRVWKIAEESQLVFHGHEGSIDCIQLINEEHLVTGADDGSVCLWSVNKKKPLTTVKQAHGCHGDGGLEQPHWITSVAALHNSDTVASGSHNSQVQLWRCGHNYRGLEPLFSLPVSGFINSLKFSSSGQFLVAGVGQEHRLGRWWRLREAKNGLYIIPLKRKITNPEENKITE; encoded by the exons atgtcTTCTTTCTTCATAAAGACAAAGGATAAGGGCAAATTAGCTAAAAGAGGTAAAGATGCGGCTTTGTCGAAACGGACG CCGCAAACGAATGTGGATTCAGGGGGAAAGACCAAACTACGAGCCAAGAAACTCTCCTCTAAATACAATGAAGAGATTTCCAGCGACTCTGAGACAGAAAG CTCTGCAGTGCCAAAGAAACGACAGGCCAAAGAAGAAGATGTATATGAGGAAACTCCTCAGGAGAAGAAGCTCAGATTAGCTAAACTTTAccttgaacaattaaaagaagaaG AGGAAAAGAAAGCTGAAGAAGATGCTTTTGAGACTGATCTTGTTGCTGGAAGACTGCAAGAAGAAGTG CTGGAACTGAAAGGGAAACTCCAGAGATTAATTGCCAAAGat CTCATCACTCCTGATGCTTCAGAGGTCAGGGTGTTAAGAGGACACAAACTTCCAATTACATGTCTGGTCATCACTCCCAACGACAAGTGCATCTTTTCTGCTGCTAAGGACTGCTCCATCATCAAAT GGGATGTTGAGAGTGGGAGGAAGTTGCACAAAATAGCTGGTGGGAGGAAAGGTACAGAGGATCGCCACATCGGACACACAGCTCATATTTTGTGTATGGCCATATCTTCAGATGGAAAATATTTG GCGACTGGAGACATGAACAAACTGATCATGATTTGGGAGGCAGAGACGTGCACACACCTCTATAAATTCACAGGACATAAAGGCCCCGTGTCG GGCCTTTCATTCAGGAAGGGAAGCCATGACCTGTACAGCGCTTCTCACGATCGTTCAGTCAAAGTGTGGAATGTGGCTGAGAATGCATATGTGGAAACTCT CTTTGGGCATCAGGATGCCATCACGGGCCTGGATTGTCTGAGCCGTGAGCGATGTGTGACTGCAGGAGGGCGAGATCGCACGGTGAGAGTGTGGAAGATCGCAGAGGAGTCTCAGCTGGTGTTTCATGGACACGA GGGTTCGATTGACTGTATTCAGCTCATTAACGAGGAGCACCTGGTAACGGGAGCCGATGATGG CTCGGTGTGTCTTTGGAGTGTCAACAAGAAAAAGCCTCTCACCACCGTGAAGCAGGCTCACGGTTGCCATGGTGATGGAGGGCTGGAACAGCCTCATTGGATAACATCGGTTGCAGCGCTTCACAACTCTGATACTGTAGCTTCAG GTTCCCACAATTCCCAGGTGCAGCTGTGGAGGTGTGGCCATAACTACCGGGGGCTGGAGCCACTTTTCAGTTTACCTGTG TCTGGTTTCATCAACAGCCTAAAGTTTTCAAGCTCTGGACAGTTTTTGGTGGCAGGAGTTGGACAAGAGCACAG GTTGGGCCGATGGTGGCGACTGAGAGAGGCCAAGAATGGACTCTACATTATTCCTCTTAAAAGGAAGATTACAAATCCAGAGGAAAACAAGATTACAGAGTAG